The following nucleotide sequence is from Deltaproteobacteria bacterium.
GCATCCCATCTTGTGGAAAGGCTGGCCCGTCGAAAAACCCGGCGTTCCCTTTTCAACGACGAAGGCGGTGATACCCTTGTGCTTCAACTCCCGGTCGATACTGGCGAAAACAACGATCACGTCGGCCACGGGGGCATTGGTGATAAACGTTTTCGATCCGTTGAGAACATAGGAGTCACCCTTCCTGGTGGCCGTGGAACGCATCGATGCCGCGTCGGAGCCCGCGCCGGGTTCGGTGAGACCCATGCATCCGATCCATTCTCCCGAGGCAAGCTTGGGCACATACTTCTTCTTCTGCTCCTCGGTGCCGAAGTTGAATATGTTGCAGGCACAGAGATAGGTGTGGGCTCCCCAGGCGAGAAGACTGCCGCCGTCGACACCGGCATGGCCGAGCGCCTCGCCCGCCAGGCAGCAGGTAACGATGTCCGCGCCGGAGCCGCCCAATTCCTCAGGGAACGGCAGGCCGAGAAGTCCCATATCGGCAAGCTTCTTCCAGATCTCAAAGCTGAATTCCCCCTTCAGGTCGGCTTCTTCACAGAGCGGAGTGATTTCTTCCTTTCCGTATCGGTATACCGTTTCCCTGAACATTCTTTGCTCGTCGCTGAGCGTGAAATCCATATCATCCTCCTCACATCTATTGTACCGGTTCAAAGTATTTAATATCCAGAATGTGGCCCTTCCGTTCTTCCTTCCACACGGCCCTGACCTTCATGCCGTTCTTGACGGTTTTTCTGACAAGGTCCGCGTCACGCAGGTCAAATCCACCGACGAGATGGAGAAAGCTGGAATCAGTGCCGTCGAGCCGTATCAGCGCGCCGATGAACGGGGGTTTTGTGGGCATGCCGAAGTACTCGTAATCGGTAAGGACCCACGATACGATGGCCCCTTCCTGTGATACCTCGGTTATGTCGTCGGTCTCGACAAAGCAGCGGGGACAGAAGGAGCGGGCCGGGACAAGGACCCGGTTGCACCGGGAACATCTCGAGCCGTAGATCTTCTTTTCCACCAGTCCTTCAAAAAAACGCGTCCATACCGGTCCGTACACGTTCTCGTAGGGTATGGCCACCTCATCTTCCAGAATATACAGGTCTTGTTTTTCTTCCATGATGTCACCCCTTCCTACCGGCTATGACAAAGGCGCGAAATACTTGATATCAAGTATGTGGCCTTTTCTTTCATCGTTCCACACGGCCTCGACCCGTGCGCCTTTCCGGATCACTGAACCGACCGACTCCGGACTGGTCGTATCGAAGCCGCCGAGCAGATGCAGCAGGTTGCAGTCGGTCCCGTCGAGCTTGATAAGGGCGATCACCACGGGAGGCTTTCCCGGCATGCCGAAGAATTCCTTGTCCGAATAGACCCAGGAAACGACCTCACCCTGCTGTGAGACCTCCACCGATGTGTCCAGGTTTTTCTGGCACTGCGGGCAGGAACTTCGCGCGGGGACGAAGGTCATGTTGCAGGAGGGGCAGGAGGTGCCGTATATCCTGCCTTCCTTGAGCCCGTTGTAGAACTGCGTGAATGTCCGGCCGGCCGCGTACTTATGGGGAAGCCTGACAACATTGTTAAATGTATCATAATCTCTTTTCATCGTTGCCCCTCCTACTTTTCTGAGCCGAGAATCATCACGCCGTTGAACTGGTCAACACCGCCCATGGCATGGGCAAGCGCCAATTTCGCTCCCGGTATCTGATGAGCTCCCGCCTGGTTCGTTACCTGCATCGCTGCTTCCACCACCCTGTTGAGACCGGTGGCGCCGATGGGGTTCGTGCACAGAGTGCCGCCCGACGGGTCGCAGGGCAGTTCCCCGGTGCGCGAGAAGACGCCGTTCAGGGTAAGGTCACAGGCTTCACCGAAGTCGCAGAATCCGAAGCATTCATAATAGAGGAGCTCCTGGAATGTAAATGGATTGTAAACTTCCGCCACGTCGAGTTCTTTTCTCGGGTTCTTTATGCCCGCCATATCATAGGCCTGGCGTGATGCATTGATGGCACACTGCCATATCGCCTTTTCACTGTCGCCGAACCAGTATTCCTCGCCGCTGTAGCCGACACCCTTGATCCAGGCGGCTTTCTTGCCCAGTTTCCTGACCATGTCCTCCGAGGCAAAGATGGCGGCGCAGGCGCCGTCCGAGTTGGGACACACGTCCCACAACCGCACCGGATAGGTGATGATCCGTGCATTGTTCACCTCGTCCTCGGTCAGCTTCTTCTTGATATGGGCATAGGGGTTGTCGAAGGCATCATTGTGGTGATCGATCGACAGCCGCGTCGCCGCCGCCCTTACCTTTTCCTCGGGGATCCCGAATTTGACCGACCATTCCTGGGACTGCATCGAAAAGACGCCAGGTGCGCCGGCGATGAAGAACCTCTGGTAAAAAGGCTCCAGAACGGTGGTCATCGTTGCCTGGGAGTCCCCTTCGTTCATCTTCTCGGAGCCCACCACAAGGACCAGATCGGCCAGGCCCGACGCCACCCAGTAGTACCCGGTGATAGCGAGTGATACCCCCGTGGAGCCGCAGGTCTCGGTCTTCAGGATCGGTTTACCCACTGAACGGAGCACGTCGGCAAAATAGAAGTGGGTGAGGGCGACGCCCTCCATCATCGAAGGCATGGTTCCCGAGACGACGCCCTCGATATAATCTGGTGAGATGCCGGTGTTCTCGAATACAGCATCAACGGCCTCCTTCACCAACTCGGGATAGGTAACATCGAACCTCCGGCCATGCTTTGTCTGTCCTGATCCTATTATTGCAACTGGTCTTCCCATAATTCCCTCCTAACTGCCGATGATCGCAACAGCATGGCACTGTCCGGCAAAACCATGCGTTGAATGGGCCATCGCCGTCGTTACATCTCTGTTCAACTGCCGTTCACCCGCTTCTCCCCTGATCTGCAGGAAGCACTCCGCCAGACGGTACATGCCCCGCGAAACATACGGATTGAGGGCCAGAACGCCACCGGAAGGGTTGACCGGTATATCGCCGTCCGGCCGAGTCGCTCCGCTGTCGAGGAGCTTCCCTCCCTGGCCGGCGTCGCAGAATCCCAGGTCTTCGTACCAGAGAAGTTCTTGGAACGAATAGGGTTCACAGATCTCAGCAAGGTCGATTTCCTTTTTCGGGTTCCTGATCCCCGCCATGCTGTACGCTCTCTTGGCGGCGTTCGGCAGTTCCCCCTTGAGGAGGTCCCTGTCGCCGACATAGAAACGGTCGATGGAGGAGCCGTAACCCTTCAGCCAGACCGGCTTGGGGGTCAGTTTTTTGGCCAATTCCTCTTTTGCCAGCACCATGGCTATGATGCCTTCCGATTTCGGCGCGCATTCCATGATTCTCAGCGGGTCCATGACGATCTCCGAGGAGAGGACATCGGTAACATCAAGCTTCTTCTTGATATGCGCGTAAGGATTTTTCAAGGCGTTCCCGAGATTTTTCACCACGACGCCGGCGCACTGCTCATCCGTGACGCCATAGCGGGCCATATATTCCCGTTTCTGCAGGGCCGCGGCGACCGTCTCGTTCAGGCCGACCTGGCGCTGGTAGAAGGGGTCGGTGAAGAAGTGGGTCAACATGTCGTTTTCAGGATTTTCGGAACCCTTGCAGATACCCAGGACAAGGGCCGTATCGTAACTGCCCGAAAGGATACGCATGACGGCGTAAATGAACGCGAACAGGGATTCTCCGTCCTGCCGCGACCCGTTTTTCAGAAAGGCCGCGCCCGCATCCCAGTAATAGGAATTTGCGCAGGAAATGCCGCCGTGGAACACGTCCGAAGATGCGCTGATCACCGTTCCCAGTTCATCGCGGGACACGCCGGCCTTGTCCAGGACTTCCTTGCATACGCGGAATATCTGGTCAAGGAAGTTGTCCCTTGTTTCCGTTCCCGGTGTCATGGCAACCTCAACAATTCCAACACGATTTGCCATAATAAACCTCCTTTTTGTTGTCTCTGAAGATGGTGGGATCAGGGAACGATAATCCGGAACCCGGGGGCAACCCTCATGTAAAGAGCGGTGTGGCCGGAGTGTCTCAAAGAACACTCCGGTACCGTTGAGGCTCGTTCTTTCCCGTTCCCTTTGAATCGCTGCTTACGCTTCCGAGGGGTGCATCTTCTGGATAGCGTCCTTGTGTTTTTCCATGACCACTTTTCGCTTTACCTTGAGCGATGGCGTCAGCTCCCCCGTGTCTTCCGAGAAGGTCTGCTTGACGATGTGGTAGTACTTTATCGTTTCGTATTGTGCCAAGTGACTGTTTCGTTCGGCAACGCACTTGTCCACAAGGGCTCGGAAATCGTCACGGTCGAGCAGTTCTTCCGGCTTGGAGAAGCTCAGTCCCTCCTCGGCGGCAAGCCGCCCCGCTTCTTCAAGGTTTATATTGATAAGGGCCACGAGATACTTCATGCGGTCACCGATGACGACGAACTGCTCGAAAAGCGGGTTCTGCTTGAAAAGGCCCTCGATGTTCTGGGGAGCGATGTTCTTGCCCCCCGCCGTGATGATAAGGTCTTTCTTGCGGTCCGTGATCTTCAGGTAGCCGTCCTCGTCAAATTCGCCGATGTCCCCCGATTTCAGCCATCCGTCCTCGGTGAAAGCCTCCTTTGTCTGCTCGGGCATTTTCCAGTACCCGCTGATGACGTTGCCTCCCTTTATGAGAATTTCACCATCCTCTGCGATCCTGACCTCGTTGCATGACAGGGGGGTACCCGCAGTGCCGAACTTGTAGTTGTCGAGCTTGTTCAGCGTCGCCGGCGCGCTGCACTCGGTCATGCCATACCCTTCTATAAGAAAAATACCGGCGGCGTTGAAGAAATCGGCTATGTCCCTCGCGAGGGGGGCTCCCGAAGCGACCATCCAGCGGGTGCGCCCGCCAAGGGCCTGCCGCAATTTCTCAAAGACCATCTTGTAGGCGATCTTGTATTTCAGGTTGAGGAGCGGCGGTATCGATTTCTTCTGCTCCATCATTTTGCTGACTTCTGCGCCGACACCGACGGCCCAGTTGAAGACGGCCTGTTTCCATTTGGGCTGTGTTTTGGCCTGCCCGAGGATCTTCGCATAGACCTTTTCACATACCCGGGGAACGGCCAGCAGGACCGTGGGCTTCTTCGTCTGTATGTCTTCCACGATCGTGTCGAAGCTTTGCGTATAGTGCGTGTAGATACCAACACACATGGCGAAGAAGTGTCCCGCTACCCGCTGGAACACATGACAGAGTGGCAGAAAAGCCACCAGGACATCCCGGTCATCGGCCCAGTGCATGCCGTCAAGTGCCTCACAGACGGAAAGAATGTTTCCGTGAGTTATCATGGCCCCTTTCGGCGGACCCGTGGTACCCGATGTGTAAACAAATGTCGCCAGGTCGTCTCGTTCAACGGCGTCGGTCAGGGTTTCAAAGAGACCTGGCTCCCGGGCGGCGAGCTCCTTGCCCCGGGCCACCAGTTCGTCAAAGCTCATCAGCAGGTCGGACGACATGTCACAGCCCCGGGGGTCGATGACCACGATCTTTTCCAGGGTCGGACAGTCGTCCAGGACATCGAGACCCTTCTGGAGGGCGGTCTTGTCCTCCGCTATGTAGATCTTCGATTCCGAGTTGCTGATGATATAACCCACTTCATGAGCGGGCAGGGTGACGTAAATGGGGATCGTCACGGCCCCGATGCCGATGATGCCAAGATCGGAAAGGATCCACTCGATCCGGTTCTGGGCCAGGAGAGAGACGCGGTCTCCCCTCCTGACACCGAGGCTGTAAAGCCCGAGTCCGACATGGCGGGCGCCGTCGTAATACTCCTGCCAGGAGATACCTTTCCAGACCCCATCAAGCCGCTTCTCGACGGCGAGGCGTGATCCGTATTTCTTTGCCTGGTCCCGCAATATCTGTGCAAGATTCTTTTCCATCTGCAGATCCTTCCTTCCCGGCTTCAGTGGTCGGGAGACGGTATTCCCGCACAGTTATTTCTGTTTAATTCCCATCAATTTCCGTGCTTCGTCCGGTGTGGCCGGTTCACGCCCGAGACAGGAAGCGATCCTGACGGCCCATTCAACCTGCTCATAGCTTCCCTTCGCCAGATCACCATTCGGCACCCGGATATTATCTTCAAGCCCTACCCGCATGTGTCCGCCCATGAGGCAGGAGAGAGTGATCGCCGGAAACTGGTCGATACCGACACCGCAGGTGGTGAAGTTTGCGTTTTCAGGAAGCGCGTTCACCATGGCGACGAAGCATTCGGGCCTGAAACGCTGCCCGCCGGCGACGCCCCAGACGAAGTTGAAATTTATCGGGTCCGAGAAGATCCCCTGCTTCTGGATCAGCAGGGTGTTGTCGAGACCGCCCAGGTCATAGCATTCGATCTCGGGCTTTACACCGTTCGCTTCCATTGCTTTGCCGAAATCCTGCAGCATGGTGAAGGTGTTTTCAAAGACATAATCGATCATGATCTGTCCCGTGCCGCGATCAACGATACCGAAGTTCATCGTGTTCGTGTTCAGTGAGGCCATTGCGGGCTTGACGGCGACGATCTGCTCGATCCTCTGTTCTTTCGTCGCACCCATGCCGACGGCGGAACTCAGATTGACGATGAGATCGGGGCATCGCTCCTTGATCGCGTCATGGGTCGCCTGGATCCTTTCGATCACGTGCGTCGGCATTCCCTCGTCGCCCCGCGCGTGGACATGAACCATGGCGGCACCCGCCTTATAACAACGTTCCGCCTCGTCGGCGAATTCCTGAGGCGTATAGGGAACGGCTGGATTCTGGTTCTTGAAGGTTCCGGCGCCCGCCAGGGCGGCACAAATAATAACCTTTTTCGACATGACAACTACCCTCCTTGTTTCGGTTTGTTTCTATGCTCAATTCCCCTTACAGGGGTTCAAAATGATCAAGGTCCAGAATTGTGTTCGTCGTTTCCTGCGCATACACGGCCTTTACCC
It contains:
- a CDS encoding acyl-CoA dehydrogenase family protein, producing MDFTLSDEQRMFRETVYRYGKEEITPLCEEADLKGEFSFEIWKKLADMGLLGLPFPEELGGSGADIVTCCLAGEALGHAGVDGGSLLAWGAHTYLCACNIFNFGTEEQKKKYVPKLASGEWIGCMGLTEPGAGSDAASMRSTATRKGDSYVLNGSKTFITNAPVADVIVVFASIDRELKHKGITAFVVEKGTPGFSTGQPFHKMGCKCSTTSEVFFEDCEIPAENVLGGEGAGWMIALSGVEWDRSTLLSPFLGSSIYGIELCSRYANERYQFNRPIREFQAIQHRIADMRVFVEAAKLAIYRVASSKDNGQMLNPLQAAVNKVYAGDMGFEMASQAVQIFGGYGFMHEYPVERNFRDARLGAIGGGTSDIMRMIVSRIMLM
- a CDS encoding Zn-ribbon domain-containing OB-fold protein; translated protein: MEEKQDLYILEDEVAIPYENVYGPVWTRFFEGLVEKKIYGSRCSRCNRVLVPARSFCPRCFVETDDITEVSQEGAIVSWVLTDYEYFGMPTKPPFIGALIRLDGTDSSFLHLVGGFDLRDADLVRKTVKNGMKVRAVWKEERKGHILDIKYFEPVQ
- a CDS encoding Zn-ribbon domain-containing OB-fold protein gives rise to the protein MKRDYDTFNNVVRLPHKYAAGRTFTQFYNGLKEGRIYGTSCPSCNMTFVPARSSCPQCQKNLDTSVEVSQQGEVVSWVYSDKEFFGMPGKPPVVIALIKLDGTDCNLLHLLGGFDTTSPESVGSVIRKGARVEAVWNDERKGHILDIKYFAPLS
- a CDS encoding thiolase family protein, producing MANRVGIVEVAMTPGTETRDNFLDQIFRVCKEVLDKAGVSRDELGTVISASSDVFHGGISCANSYYWDAGAAFLKNGSRQDGESLFAFIYAVMRILSGSYDTALVLGICKGSENPENDMLTHFFTDPFYQRQVGLNETVAAALQKREYMARYGVTDEQCAGVVVKNLGNALKNPYAHIKKKLDVTDVLSSEIVMDPLRIMECAPKSEGIIAMVLAKEELAKKLTPKPVWLKGYGSSIDRFYVGDRDLLKGELPNAAKRAYSMAGIRNPKKEIDLAEICEPYSFQELLWYEDLGFCDAGQGGKLLDSGATRPDGDIPVNPSGGVLALNPYVSRGMYRLAECFLQIRGEAGERQLNRDVTTAMAHSTHGFAGQCHAVAIIGS
- a CDS encoding long-chain fatty acid--CoA ligase — translated: MEKNLAQILRDQAKKYGSRLAVEKRLDGVWKGISWQEYYDGARHVGLGLYSLGVRRGDRVSLLAQNRIEWILSDLGIIGIGAVTIPIYVTLPAHEVGYIISNSESKIYIAEDKTALQKGLDVLDDCPTLEKIVVIDPRGCDMSSDLLMSFDELVARGKELAAREPGLFETLTDAVERDDLATFVYTSGTTGPPKGAMITHGNILSVCEALDGMHWADDRDVLVAFLPLCHVFQRVAGHFFAMCVGIYTHYTQSFDTIVEDIQTKKPTVLLAVPRVCEKVYAKILGQAKTQPKWKQAVFNWAVGVGAEVSKMMEQKKSIPPLLNLKYKIAYKMVFEKLRQALGGRTRWMVASGAPLARDIADFFNAAGIFLIEGYGMTECSAPATLNKLDNYKFGTAGTPLSCNEVRIAEDGEILIKGGNVISGYWKMPEQTKEAFTEDGWLKSGDIGEFDEDGYLKITDRKKDLIITAGGKNIAPQNIEGLFKQNPLFEQFVVIGDRMKYLVALININLEEAGRLAAEEGLSFSKPEELLDRDDFRALVDKCVAERNSHLAQYETIKYYHIVKQTFSEDTGELTPSLKVKRKVVMEKHKDAIQKMHPSEA
- a CDS encoding 3-keto-5-aminohexanoate cleavage protein translates to MSKKVIICAALAGAGTFKNQNPAVPYTPQEFADEAERCYKAGAAMVHVHARGDEGMPTHVIERIQATHDAIKERCPDLIVNLSSAVGMGATKEQRIEQIVAVKPAMASLNTNTMNFGIVDRGTGQIMIDYVFENTFTMLQDFGKAMEANGVKPEIECYDLGGLDNTLLIQKQGIFSDPINFNFVWGVAGGQRFRPECFVAMVNALPENANFTTCGVGIDQFPAITLSCLMGGHMRVGLEDNIRVPNGDLAKGSYEQVEWAVRIASCLGREPATPDEARKLMGIKQK